The following are encoded together in the Methylorubrum sp. B1-46 genome:
- a CDS encoding FdhF/YdeP family oxidoreductase, with protein MDRSQGLPKRSSAAGGWGALKSCGKFLLGSRAPLSGARALLSANQPDGFDCPGCAWGDPAHGSSFEFCENGVKAVSWEATDKRVTPRFFAKHPVTELRSWTDYALESEGRLTHPMRYDAQSDTYRPVEWEEAFAEIGATLRGLDHPDRVEFYTSGRASNEAAYLYQLFARAYGTNNFPDCSNMCHEASGIALTQAIGIGKGTVLLEDFERADAIFVVGQNPGTNHPRMLGDLRRAAERGARVVVLNPVRERGLERFADPQNSVEMLRGASRPIASHYYQPKPGGDMAAFRGIAKVVFARDAAALAAGKPSLLDHAFIAAHTSDFDEYRAAVEATAWDAILDQSGLTREDIETAADVYLGAEKVIATWAMGVTQHRHSVATIREIANLLFLRGHIGRPGAGLCPVRGHSNVQGDRTVGINEKPPAALLEALDRAFGLTMPRKHGHNVLGAIGAMLDGSAKAFIGLGGNFVRATPDTRLVEKALAGCEITVHIATKLNHSHLVPGRVAYLLPCLGRTEIDRNSRGKVQIVTVEDSMSMVHGSGGINKPASPHLRSEIGIIAGMAAATVGSERIDWAALADDYDRIRDLIERTIPGFAGFNTRVRRPRGFMLRNLAAERVFETETGRAGFSSGPLPVATEHQRARRQGDTFVLQTFRSHDQYNTTIYGLDDRYRGVYGERRVVFAHPDDLAELKARAGERVDLVCVHAEDGIERVAEDFRLVPFDMPRGSLAGYYPELNVLVPLSAFGEFSDTPTSKSVLVQVRARAANDVGQAA; from the coding sequence ATGGACCGTTCGCAAGGCTTACCGAAGCGCTCTTCCGCCGCGGGCGGATGGGGCGCGCTGAAGAGTTGCGGCAAGTTCCTACTGGGCAGCCGCGCTCCGCTCTCCGGGGCGCGGGCCCTGCTCAGTGCCAACCAGCCCGACGGCTTCGACTGCCCCGGCTGCGCCTGGGGCGACCCGGCTCACGGCTCGTCGTTCGAGTTCTGCGAGAACGGCGTGAAGGCGGTCTCGTGGGAGGCCACCGACAAGCGCGTGACGCCGCGCTTCTTCGCCAAGCATCCGGTCACGGAGCTGCGCAGCTGGACCGACTACGCTCTGGAGAGCGAGGGCCGCCTCACCCACCCGATGCGCTACGACGCGCAGAGCGACACCTACCGCCCCGTGGAATGGGAGGAGGCGTTTGCCGAAATCGGCGCGACCCTGCGCGGCCTCGACCATCCCGACCGCGTCGAATTCTACACCTCCGGCCGCGCTTCCAACGAGGCGGCCTACCTCTACCAGCTCTTCGCCCGCGCCTACGGCACCAACAACTTCCCCGATTGCTCGAATATGTGCCACGAGGCGAGCGGCATCGCGCTGACGCAGGCCATCGGCATCGGCAAGGGCACGGTGCTGCTCGAAGACTTTGAGCGGGCGGACGCCATCTTCGTCGTCGGGCAGAATCCCGGCACCAACCATCCGCGCATGCTGGGCGACCTGCGTCGCGCCGCCGAGCGCGGCGCGCGCGTCGTGGTGCTCAATCCCGTGCGCGAGCGCGGGCTGGAGCGCTTCGCGGACCCGCAGAACAGCGTCGAGATGCTGCGCGGGGCAAGCCGCCCCATCGCCAGCCACTACTACCAGCCCAAGCCCGGCGGCGACATGGCCGCCTTCCGCGGCATCGCAAAGGTCGTCTTCGCCCGCGACGCGGCGGCGCTCGCGGCGGGCAAGCCCTCGCTTCTCGACCACGCCTTCATCGCCGCGCATACCAGCGACTTCGACGAGTACCGCGCGGCGGTCGAGGCGACGGCCTGGGACGCGATCCTCGACCAGTCCGGCCTGACCCGCGAGGACATCGAGACCGCGGCCGACGTCTATCTCGGTGCCGAGAAGGTGATCGCGACCTGGGCGATGGGCGTGACCCAGCACCGCCACTCGGTGGCGACGATCCGCGAGATCGCCAACCTGCTGTTCCTGCGCGGCCATATCGGCCGGCCCGGCGCGGGCCTGTGCCCGGTGCGCGGCCATTCCAACGTGCAGGGCGACCGCACCGTCGGCATCAACGAGAAGCCGCCGGCCGCGCTCCTCGAAGCGCTCGACCGCGCGTTCGGCCTCACCATGCCGCGAAAGCACGGCCACAACGTGCTCGGCGCCATCGGCGCCATGCTCGACGGCTCGGCCAAAGCCTTCATCGGCCTAGGCGGCAATTTCGTGCGCGCGACGCCCGATACGCGGCTGGTCGAGAAGGCGCTGGCGGGCTGCGAAATCACCGTCCACATCGCGACGAAGCTCAACCACTCGCATCTCGTGCCGGGCCGGGTCGCCTATCTGCTGCCCTGCCTCGGCCGCACCGAGATCGACCGCAACAGCCGGGGCAAGGTGCAGATCGTGACCGTCGAGGATTCGATGAGCATGGTCCACGGCTCGGGCGGCATCAACAAGCCGGCCTCCCCGCATCTGCGCTCGGAGATCGGCATCATCGCCGGCATGGCCGCGGCGACGGTGGGCTCGGAGCGGATCGACTGGGCCGCGCTCGCCGACGATTACGACCGCATCCGCGACCTCATCGAGCGCACGATTCCGGGATTCGCCGGCTTCAACACGCGGGTGCGCCGTCCCCGCGGCTTCATGCTGCGCAACCTCGCCGCCGAGCGGGTATTCGAGACGGAGACCGGCCGGGCGGGCTTCTCCAGCGGCCCGCTGCCGGTGGCAACCGAGCACCAGCGCGCGCGCCGGCAGGGCGACACCTTCGTGCTCCAGACCTTCCGCAGCCACGATCAGTACAACACCACGATCTACGGCCTCGATGACCGCTATCGCGGCGTCTACGGCGAGCGCCGCGTCGTATTCGCCCATCCCGACGACCTCGCCGAGCTGAAGGCGCGGGCGGGCGAGCGGGTCGATCTCGTCTGCGTCCACGCCGAGGACGGCATCGAGCGGGTGGCGGAGGATTTCCGCCTCGTGCCCTTCGACATGCCGCGCGGTTCGCTCGCCGGCTACTATCCGGAACTCAACGTGCTGGTGCCGCTCTCGGCCTTCGGCGAGTTCTCGGACACGCCGACCTCGAAATCGGTGCTGGTTCAGGTGCGCGCCCGCGCCGCGAATGACGTGGGCCAAGCCGCGTGA
- a CDS encoding quinone-dependent dihydroorotate dehydrogenase — translation MIDALFPLARPLLHGLDAETAHDLTIRGLSLLPPRRPPADDAALAVEVFGRRFPNPVGLAAGFDKGARVADALLGLGFGFVEVGGVVPRPQPGNPRPRVFRLPGDRAVINRFGLNSEGLDAVADRLKAREGREGIVGVNIGANKESADRLADYVACTARLAPHVAFITVNVSSPNTPGLRDLQGEAFLDDLLARVVAARDESGSSAAVLLKIAPDIALEGLDAMTATALRRGIQGLVVSNTTIARPATLTESALAKETGGLSGRPLFGPATRLLAQTYLRVGERIPLVGVGGIDSAEAAWTKIRAGARLLQLYSALVYEGPGLVGTIKRGLSQRLRAEGLTSLAPVVGRDATELARGA, via the coding sequence ATGATCGACGCGTTGTTTCCCCTCGCCCGGCCGCTGCTGCACGGGCTCGACGCCGAGACGGCGCACGACCTGACGATTCGCGGCCTCTCGCTGCTGCCGCCGCGCCGGCCGCCGGCCGACGACGCCGCGCTCGCCGTCGAGGTGTTCGGGCGGCGCTTCCCCAACCCGGTCGGCCTTGCCGCCGGGTTCGACAAGGGCGCGCGGGTGGCCGACGCGCTTCTGGGCCTCGGCTTCGGCTTCGTCGAGGTCGGCGGCGTGGTGCCCCGGCCGCAGCCCGGCAATCCGCGCCCCCGGGTGTTCCGGCTCCCCGGCGACCGGGCGGTGATCAACCGCTTCGGCCTCAACAGCGAGGGGCTCGACGCGGTGGCTGACCGGCTCAAGGCCCGCGAAGGCCGGGAGGGCATCGTCGGCGTCAATATCGGGGCCAACAAGGAATCGGCGGACCGGCTCGCCGACTACGTCGCCTGCACCGCGCGGCTCGCCCCGCACGTCGCCTTCATCACCGTCAACGTTTCCTCGCCCAACACGCCGGGCCTGCGCGATCTTCAGGGCGAGGCGTTCCTCGACGACCTGCTCGCCCGCGTGGTCGCCGCCCGCGACGAAAGCGGATCGAGCGCGGCGGTGCTGCTCAAGATCGCGCCCGACATCGCCCTCGAGGGACTCGACGCCATGACGGCGACGGCGCTCCGGCGCGGCATCCAGGGCCTCGTCGTCTCGAACACCACGATCGCCCGGCCCGCCACCCTCACGGAGTCCGCTCTCGCGAAGGAGACCGGCGGCCTGTCCGGCCGGCCCCTCTTCGGCCCGGCGACGCGGCTTCTCGCGCAGACCTATCTGCGCGTCGGCGAGCGGATCCCCCTGGTCGGTGTCGGCGGGATCGATTCCGCCGAGGCCGCCTGGACCAAGATCCGGGCCGGCGCGCGCCTGCTCCAGCTCTACTCCGCCCTCGTCTACGAGGGGCCGGGACTGGTCGGTACGATCAAGCGCGGCCTGAGCCAGCGGCTGCGGGCGGAAGGGCTCACGAGCCTCGCCCCGGTTGTCGGGCGGGACGCGACCGAACTCGCGCGGGGCGCGTGA
- a CDS encoding DUF952 domain-containing protein encodes MALVYKICPRDLWREAEALGRFTGAPVDLADGFIHFSTADQVAETAARHFAGQDDLLLVAVEGDDLGPALRFEPSRGGALFPHLYGDLPLRAVRSVTDLPLGPEGRHVFPAEIVPA; translated from the coding sequence ATGGCCCTCGTCTACAAGATCTGTCCGCGCGACCTCTGGCGGGAGGCCGAGGCGCTCGGCCGCTTCACCGGTGCGCCCGTCGATCTCGCCGACGGGTTCATCCACTTCTCGACCGCCGACCAAGTCGCCGAGACCGCCGCCCGCCATTTCGCCGGACAGGATGACCTGCTCCTCGTGGCGGTCGAGGGCGACGACCTCGGACCGGCGTTGCGGTTCGAGCCGTCGCGGGGCGGCGCGCTGTTCCCGCACCTCTACGGCGACCTTCCCTTGCGCGCCGTGCGCTCCGTGACCGACCTCCCCCTCGGGCCGGAGGGACGGCACGTCTTCCCGGCGGAGATCGTTCCGGCATGA
- a CDS encoding helix-turn-helix transcriptional regulator — protein MLSHEQIWTAIDRLAERHGFSASGLARRAGLDATSFNRSKRVGPDGRKRWPSTESIAKVLAATGASLDDFLHLVDSGQAPTRTMVPLVGLTQAGSGRLFTEEGIPTGGPGWDEIEFPDLGDDHAFALEVQGDSMLPLYRDGDVLIVAPNAGIRKGDRIVARLTNGEVLAKELRRRTARTIELASLNPDHEDRMVPLADVAWMARVMWVRQ, from the coding sequence ATGCTGTCGCACGAGCAGATCTGGACTGCGATCGACCGGTTGGCCGAGCGCCACGGCTTCTCCGCCTCGGGCCTTGCCCGGCGTGCGGGCCTCGACGCCACGAGCTTCAACCGCTCGAAACGGGTCGGGCCCGACGGGCGCAAGCGCTGGCCCTCCACCGAATCGATCGCGAAGGTGCTCGCGGCCACGGGCGCCAGCCTCGACGACTTCCTGCATCTCGTCGATTCCGGGCAGGCGCCGACCCGCACGATGGTGCCGCTGGTCGGCCTGACCCAGGCCGGTTCCGGCCGCCTGTTCACCGAGGAGGGGATTCCGACGGGCGGCCCCGGCTGGGACGAGATCGAGTTTCCCGATCTCGGCGATGACCACGCCTTCGCCCTGGAGGTGCAGGGCGATTCGATGCTGCCGCTCTACCGCGACGGCGACGTGCTGATCGTTGCCCCCAATGCCGGCATCCGCAAGGGCGACCGGATCGTCGCCCGGCTCACCAACGGCGAGGTGCTGGCCAAGGAGCTGCGCCGCCGCACCGCGCGGACCATCGAGCTGGCCTCGCTCAACCCCGACCACGAGGATCGCATGGTGCCGCTCGCCGACGTCGCCTGGATGGCGCGGGTGATGTGGGTGCGTCAGTAA
- a CDS encoding DUF3126 family protein — protein MTKTEVAKLQDYLRRKFANASIRVVAMKTGDSAEVFIGDESIGVLADDKEDGDDSFTFRMAILDIDLEEDA, from the coding sequence GTGACCAAGACCGAAGTCGCCAAGCTGCAGGACTACCTGCGCCGCAAGTTCGCCAACGCCAGCATCCGCGTCGTCGCGATGAAGACCGGCGATTCCGCCGAGGTGTTCATCGGCGACGAGTCGATCGGCGTGCTCGCCGACGACAAGGAGGACGGCGACGATTCCTTCACCTTCCGCATGGCGATCCTCGACATCGACCTCGAAGAGGACGCCTGA
- the cysE gene encoding serine O-acetyltransferase — MSASPSLSPASGREGIAGIVDPLWTRVRTEAETVVRDEPQLASFFVATILNHPSLEAAVAHRVATRLGHASLSTELVAHGFHEALQDDAHIGQSMRADILAVMDRDPATTRAIEPLLYFKGFHAIQAHRLAHWYWGQGRRDLALYLQSRSSEVFQTDIHPAARIGRGVFFDHATGLVVGSTAVIEDDVSILHAVTLGGTGKHGGDRHPKIRRGVMIGAGAKILGNIEVGACARVAAGSVVLRSVPPHTTVVGVPARVVGAAGCAEPARSMDQLVAMSEFVDIAGGI; from the coding sequence ATGTCCGCCAGTCCATCGCTCAGCCCGGCCTCCGGGCGCGAAGGGATCGCCGGAATCGTCGATCCGCTCTGGACGCGCGTGCGCACCGAGGCGGAGACGGTGGTGCGCGACGAGCCGCAACTCGCCTCGTTCTTCGTGGCGACCATCCTCAACCATCCGAGCCTCGAAGCGGCGGTGGCTCACCGCGTCGCCACGCGGCTCGGCCACGCCTCGCTCTCGACCGAACTCGTCGCCCACGGCTTCCACGAGGCGCTCCAGGACGATGCGCATATCGGCCAGAGCATGCGTGCCGACATCCTCGCCGTCATGGACCGCGACCCGGCGACGACGCGGGCGATCGAGCCGCTGCTCTACTTCAAGGGTTTCCACGCGATTCAGGCGCACCGGCTCGCCCACTGGTACTGGGGCCAGGGCCGGCGCGACCTCGCACTCTACCTCCAGAGCCGGTCCTCGGAGGTGTTCCAGACCGACATCCACCCGGCCGCCCGGATCGGGCGCGGGGTGTTCTTCGATCACGCCACCGGCCTCGTCGTCGGTTCCACCGCGGTGATCGAGGACGACGTCTCGATCCTGCACGCCGTGACGCTGGGCGGCACGGGCAAGCATGGCGGCGACCGCCACCCAAAGATCCGCCGCGGCGTGATGATCGGCGCGGGCGCCAAGATCCTCGGCAACATCGAGGTCGGGGCCTGCGCCCGCGTCGCGGCGGGCTCGGTCGTGCTTCGCTCGGTGCCGCCGCATACCACCGTCGTCGGCGTGCCGGCGCGCGTCGTGGGCGCGGCCGGCTGCGCCGAGCCGGCCCGCTCGATGGATCAGCTCGTGGCGATGAGCGAGTTCGTCGACATCGCCGGCGGGATCTGA
- a CDS encoding helix-turn-helix transcriptional regulator: MTDPAEQEASFLNELGRRVRHARTVRGLSRKLLSQASGLSERYIAQLESGQGNVSIILLRRVANAMGMRLDDLVSSQEASPDWRVIRDLLEQANPDQIALAKAALEGTSGADAHTVRRRVALVGLRGAGKSTLGRMAAAHLGWRFVELNTEIERENGLSIREIFAIYGQEGYRRLEQKALRGLAEQPGPMVLATGGSIVAEPLTYDLLLSSFYTIWLQARPEEHLQRVRDQGHVEGKGDPTSVLEDLRAVLLSREPLYARASATVDTSDVPVETMAARLIEVIEDRFSGHDNGSKRPIA; the protein is encoded by the coding sequence ATGACCGACCCGGCCGAACAAGAGGCGAGTTTCCTCAACGAGCTCGGCCGGCGGGTGCGCCATGCCCGGACGGTGCGGGGACTGTCGCGCAAGCTGCTCTCGCAGGCCTCCGGCCTGTCCGAGCGCTACATCGCCCAGCTCGAAAGCGGCCAGGGCAACGTCTCGATCATCCTGCTGCGGCGCGTCGCCAACGCGATGGGGATGCGTCTCGACGATCTCGTCTCGAGCCAGGAGGCCTCTCCCGATTGGCGCGTTATCCGCGACCTGCTCGAACAGGCGAACCCGGACCAGATCGCCCTGGCCAAGGCGGCGCTCGAGGGCACGAGCGGCGCGGATGCGCACACGGTCCGGCGGCGCGTGGCGCTGGTCGGCTTGCGCGGTGCCGGCAAATCGACGCTCGGCCGGATGGCGGCCGCCCATCTGGGCTGGCGCTTCGTGGAACTCAACACGGAGATCGAGCGCGAGAACGGCCTGTCGATCCGCGAGATCTTCGCGATCTACGGTCAGGAAGGTTACCGCCGCTTGGAGCAGAAGGCCCTTCGCGGCCTCGCCGAGCAGCCGGGCCCGATGGTGCTCGCCACCGGCGGCAGCATCGTCGCCGAGCCGCTGACCTACGACCTGCTCCTCTCCTCCTTCTACACTATCTGGCTTCAGGCCCGGCCCGAGGAGCATCTGCAGCGGGTGCGCGACCAGGGCCATGTCGAGGGCAAGGGTGACCCGACCTCTGTGCTCGAAGACCTGCGCGCCGTCCTGCTCAGCCGCGAGCCGCTCTATGCCCGCGCCTCGGCCACGGTGGACACCTCCGACGTCCCGGTCGAGACCATGGCCGCACGCCTGATCGAGGTGATCGAGGATCGCTTCAGCGGCCACGACAACGGCAGCAAGCGCCCGATCGCGTAA
- a CDS encoding ABC transporter substrate-binding protein, whose amino-acid sequence MRRRARPAALLAALTAALVAAAALLASASAGQARTLVYCSEGNPESLDPGLVTTTTAMSATWQMFNSLVEFAPGTTDLRPSLAESWQISDEGRTYDFTLRAGVRFHAQPGFTPSRPLNADDVLFSFLRQWKPDHPYHRLGGDFAYFRDLGLAGLIEGIERLDERRVRFRLKEPDATFLPNLAQAFGAILSAEYAEHLARRGTPEALARAPVGTGPFRFVDYRPDVALRYRRFPDYWRRPTEAEAGAVDALVFSITPNTAVRLTKLKAGECHVMAFPGTADLDAVRADPDLTLVSGDELNVAYLALNTARPPMSDSRVRRAVSLAIDRRAIVEAVYGPAGTVAHNPLPPASWAFHRDLPEPAFDREAARRLLAEAGFADGFETDLWFLPVSRPYNPNGRRVADMIRADLARIGIRARLTTRDWTAYRAALYGGEPTMMLYGWTSDNGDPDNFMNVLLGCRAAAPGGANLARWCDPAYDAAVQAARRTDDRGIRTRLYRDAQARFREAAPWVPLAHTVVHMATRRMVTGFQADPLGRTLFEGVVLAE is encoded by the coding sequence GTGAGACGCCGCGCTCGCCCCGCGGCCCTCTTGGCCGCCCTAACGGCCGCCCTTGTTGCCGCTGCCGCCCTCCTGGCCAGCGCGTCGGCGGGACAGGCGCGCACCCTGGTCTACTGCTCCGAGGGCAACCCGGAATCCCTCGATCCCGGCCTCGTCACCACGACGACGGCGATGAGCGCGACGTGGCAGATGTTCAACAGCCTCGTCGAGTTCGCCCCCGGCACCACCGACCTGCGGCCGTCGCTCGCCGAATCGTGGCAGATCTCAGACGAGGGGCGGACCTACGACTTCACCCTGCGGGCGGGCGTGCGCTTCCACGCCCAGCCCGGCTTCACGCCGAGCCGCCCGCTCAACGCCGACGACGTGCTGTTCAGCTTTCTCCGCCAGTGGAAGCCGGACCACCCCTATCACCGGCTCGGCGGCGATTTCGCCTATTTCCGCGATCTCGGCCTCGCCGGCCTGATCGAGGGGATCGAGCGCCTCGACGAGCGTCGGGTCCGCTTCCGGCTGAAAGAGCCGGACGCGACCTTCCTGCCCAACCTCGCCCAGGCCTTCGGCGCCATCCTGTCGGCGGAATATGCCGAGCATCTCGCGCGCCGGGGAACGCCGGAGGCGCTCGCCCGCGCGCCGGTCGGCACCGGCCCGTTCCGCTTCGTCGATTACCGCCCCGACGTGGCCCTGCGCTATCGCCGTTTCCCGGATTACTGGCGCCGGCCGACCGAAGCCGAGGCGGGCGCGGTCGATGCGCTCGTGTTCTCGATCACGCCGAACACCGCCGTGCGGCTGACCAAGCTCAAGGCGGGCGAGTGCCACGTGATGGCCTTTCCCGGCACCGCGGATCTCGACGCGGTGCGGGCCGATCCCGATCTCACGCTGGTCTCGGGCGACGAACTGAACGTCGCCTATCTCGCCCTCAACACCGCGCGCCCGCCAATGAGCGATTCGCGGGTGCGCCGCGCCGTCAGCCTCGCCATCGACCGCCGCGCCATCGTCGAGGCCGTCTACGGGCCGGCCGGCACGGTGGCGCACAACCCGCTGCCGCCGGCGAGCTGGGCCTTCCACCGCGACCTGCCCGAGCCCGCCTTCGACCGCGAGGCCGCCCGGCGCCTGCTCGCCGAGGCCGGCTTTGCCGACGGGTTCGAGACCGACCTGTGGTTCCTGCCAGTGAGCCGGCCCTACAACCCCAACGGACGGCGCGTGGCGGATATGATCCGCGCCGACCTCGCCCGCATCGGCATCCGCGCCCGGCTGACCACCCGCGACTGGACCGCCTACCGGGCCGCGCTCTACGGCGGCGAGCCGACGATGATGCTCTACGGCTGGACCAGCGACAACGGCGACCCGGACAACTTCATGAACGTGCTGCTCGGCTGCCGGGCAGCGGCGCCGGGCGGCGCCAACCTCGCCCGCTGGTGCGATCCCGCCTACGACGCGGCGGTCCAGGCCGCCCGGCGCACCGACGACCGCGGAATCCGCACCCGGCTCTACCGGGACGCGCAGGCCCGCTTCCGCGAGGCCGCCCCCTGGGTGCCGCTCGCCCACACCGTCGTTCACATGGCGACCCGGCGCATGGTCACCGGCTTCCAGGCAGATCCGCTCGGGCGCACCCTGTTCGAGGGCGTGGTGCTGGCGGAGTAA
- a CDS encoding sensor histidine kinase, whose translation MRVGRKIALVGGVPILVAAAIAAAGWFLLAQGERARAGALLAARVYHDLIQARSVRDDFVTARADARDAIASRFFDLAGRAGSGLETLQGQARTRRQAERAAAARQSLDRYVAQMREFSAVARENDGLIAEMGRRASRLTDLAEQARQRQQASNVDLAWTLTGKVNRLRATRDAVTGLNAVLAAAWQLALGRERGASPETGRAERTRLVHAGRDLAAALRATSREIEAAEAERLTAVDSALDSAAGDRLTEWGERLLKIVTSEQRTLDDEVAQLLAYAGEANATGQATQNIGITTLKLGQRTAEALARRDAEAVSAMLGEGEQLSASASALPISPLIQSEMIEAIDGWRARLATTVDGLKRQNAMIAEMDGLAAGLSEAARALNDDALEDADRFGTFLGQLLLAGAAVGLLLGALVALAVARSILVPLRQLQGDMIALAADPKAEGLSGTQRTDELGDIARATNFFVTEIGRRERALRRAKDQADHALHDLHQAQDDLIRAEKLASLGQLVAGVAHEINTPLGIALTTATLVRDETRTFQGLVAAGTLSRSRLTHFVDRVGEGTQLLCANLTRAADLVHGFKQVAVDRASDERRRFDLDVWLGELLASLQPMLRKGGHRIERDVPSGIVVDTYPGVLAQIVTNLVANAVVHGFAAARRPGTITVRVSQAGLLVRLEVGDDGSGIAPEHLGRIFDPFFTTARSRGSTGLGMHIVHNLVTAKLQGRIAVESEPGRGTRVRLEFPRTPGDAERPGAARRPAGVPAP comes from the coding sequence ATGCGGGTCGGCCGGAAGATTGCCCTGGTCGGCGGTGTCCCGATCCTCGTCGCCGCGGCCATCGCGGCGGCAGGCTGGTTCCTGCTCGCCCAGGGCGAGCGCGCCCGCGCCGGCGCTCTTCTCGCCGCCCGCGTCTACCACGACCTGATCCAGGCGCGATCCGTGCGCGACGACTTCGTCACCGCCCGCGCCGACGCGCGCGACGCGATCGCGTCGCGCTTCTTCGACTTGGCCGGCAGGGCCGGTAGCGGTCTGGAGACCCTTCAAGGGCAGGCCCGCACCCGGCGACAGGCCGAGCGGGCCGCCGCGGCGCGCCAATCCCTCGACCGCTACGTGGCGCAAATGCGCGAGTTCTCGGCAGTCGCCCGCGAGAACGACGGCCTCATCGCCGAGATGGGCCGGCGCGCGAGCCGGCTGACCGACCTCGCCGAACAGGCCCGCCAGCGCCAGCAGGCCTCGAACGTCGATCTCGCCTGGACGCTGACGGGGAAGGTGAACCGGCTGCGCGCCACGCGGGACGCGGTGACGGGGCTCAACGCCGTGCTGGCCGCCGCATGGCAGCTCGCCCTCGGCCGGGAACGCGGCGCGTCGCCGGAGACGGGGCGCGCCGAGCGTACCCGCCTCGTCCATGCCGGCCGCGACCTCGCCGCGGCGCTGCGCGCCACCTCCCGCGAGATCGAGGCCGCGGAGGCCGAGCGGCTGACCGCCGTCGACAGCGCGCTCGATTCGGCCGCGGGCGACCGGCTGACCGAGTGGGGCGAGCGCCTGCTCAAGATCGTGACTTCCGAGCAGCGCACGCTCGACGACGAGGTGGCGCAGCTCCTCGCCTATGCGGGCGAGGCCAACGCAACGGGCCAAGCGACGCAGAACATCGGCATCACGACGCTCAAGCTCGGCCAGCGCACCGCCGAGGCGCTGGCGCGACGGGACGCGGAGGCCGTCTCCGCCATGCTCGGCGAGGGCGAGCAGCTCTCGGCGAGCGCCTCGGCCCTGCCGATCTCGCCGCTGATCCAGTCCGAGATGATCGAGGCCATCGACGGCTGGCGGGCGCGGCTTGCCACCACCGTCGACGGGCTCAAGCGGCAGAACGCGATGATCGCCGAGATGGACGGCCTCGCCGCCGGCCTGAGCGAGGCCGCCCGCGCGCTGAACGACGACGCGCTCGAGGATGCCGACCGGTTCGGCACCTTCCTGGGCCAGCTCCTCCTCGCCGGGGCGGCCGTCGGCCTGCTGCTCGGCGCGCTCGTCGCGCTGGCGGTGGCCCGCTCGATCCTCGTACCCCTGCGCCAGCTCCAGGGCGACATGATCGCGCTGGCCGCCGATCCGAAGGCGGAGGGACTCTCCGGAACGCAGCGCACCGACGAACTCGGCGACATCGCCCGCGCCACGAATTTCTTCGTGACCGAGATCGGCCGGCGCGAGCGGGCGCTGCGGCGGGCCAAAGACCAGGCCGACCACGCCCTGCACGATCTGCATCAGGCCCAGGACGACCTGATCCGCGCGGAGAAGCTCGCCTCGCTGGGGCAGCTCGTGGCCGGCGTCGCGCACGAGATCAACACGCCGCTCGGCATCGCGCTCACCACCGCGACGCTGGTGCGCGACGAGACGCGGACCTTCCAGGGCTTGGTTGCCGCGGGCACGCTCTCGCGCTCGCGCCTCACCCATTTCGTCGATCGGGTCGGGGAAGGGACGCAACTGCTCTGCGCCAACCTGACCCGCGCCGCCGACCTCGTCCACGGCTTCAAGCAGGTCGCGGTGGACCGGGCCAGCGACGAGCGCCGCCGCTTCGATCTCGATGTCTGGCTCGGCGAGTTGCTGGCGAGCCTCCAGCCGATGCTGCGCAAGGGCGGCCACAGGATCGAGCGCGACGTCCCGTCGGGCATCGTCGTGGACACCTATCCCGGCGTGCTGGCGCAGATCGTCACCAACCTCGTCGCCAACGCCGTGGTGCACGGTTTCGCCGCGGCCCGGCGGCCCGGCACCATCACGGTGCGGGTCTCGCAGGCCGGATTGCTGGTACGGCTGGAGGTGGGGGACGACGGAAGCGGCATCGCGCCGGAGCATCTCGGGCGGATCTTCGACCCGTTCTTCACTACCGCCCGCTCCCGCGGCAGCACCGGACTCGGCATGCATATCGTGCACAACCTCGTGACGGCCAAGCTCCAGGGCCGCATCGCCGTCGAGAGCGAGCCGGGCCGGGGCACGCGCGTGCGGCTCGAATTCCCGCGGACGCCTGGCGACGCCGAGCGGCCGGGCGCCGCCCGCCGGCCCGCCGGGGTGCCGGCACCGTGA